In Cicer arietinum cultivar CDC Frontier isolate Library 1 chromosome 7, Cicar.CDCFrontier_v2.0, whole genome shotgun sequence, the genomic window aacaatgttatcctttttttttacaaaattcaaaaaattcatcaaatttttttaacaaaatccataaaatttattatattatttaatttaatacaaatttcagcaaattcgtaactcaaatcttcaaataaactcacattttcattctttatttgatcttgttagagatgaaaatatgagcttatttaaagatttaagttatgaatttgatgaaatttaatgaaatttgcattatattgaggttgataattaattttatggattttacttgaaatttttgatgaattttttgaatttttgcaaaaaaaatgataacattgttgacactttaaaacataaaagatcaaattgtcacttaaaattaaaataaaggaccaaatccaaaagatactaaaatataatgaacccaactaaaaataataataaataatatacaattTAAAGTTAAAAGCTCCTACATGTACATATTtcaatctttaaattttatcattatcatatttatatatataaagaaaaaaatatgaatgacTCAAAGGAGTGTCATTAAATTCTGTCTcacaacataaaaaaaactcTACGCTAAAAACATATTAACTCATAATATTATTATGTATTGTATTTAATCTCGTCAATAAAACTtaacattaatatatttatatatatatatatatatataaaagaaatttcttatatttgatttgataaaaaaacTCATCGGGTATAAAACCTGTAGAAATGAAAAGGGAGCACACACCGCAATAATAGATTGGCTTGtaattttaatgtatataagttctattcacacaaaaaaaaaaactataacatGTTCATTTTGAGACATTGTAATGACCACTTTAACCGAACTATGATAAATTGCATCAACAGCACATACATGGCATTGTTCTTGGATAtacttttcaaattttcaaacttCATAGACAATATACCTTAGATATTGCTCCGTCAAATCAATGCTAAATGACTTAATCAATGGTAAATGACTTTAGAAAGTAAAGTAAAAAGGAAACGGAATGAAGTCTTAAActcatcatttaatttttgacCTCATGTTAGTAAAGCAATATGCAGGCAATGATACAAATAAATAGCATGCAACTTGTGAAAGTACAAACttctattttaaattgattctCTTTGCATATTTTTATCttctaatttcaataaaaaaattatataaaaaaagaagcAACCGAAAGGCGATAAAGAGCTCTTATTTTAATAACTTCAAATATATTAACAATTTATTATGTCTAAATAAATCTTCTAATAAACCAAGAaattctaaaacaaaacaaaaaactatatttataaaacatatgccttatatatatctataataaAAGGTAGATTAAGAAACAAcacatttataatttctttctttctgtttaaaatttatttgtcctAAAAGTTGCATGGTCTATGTATGATTCACCCTTAAGTCCCCTAAGTCCCCTTTTTTTCTCTTGCAAATCACTATCTACAAATACTATTTACACAATATATAACTCAATCAAACAACACcaacaaagtaaaaaaaaatcgtttatagaaagaaaaaaaaataactaaaaaaataatcaaggGAGCAATAATAATGCAAGTAAGCcaaatattgaaaatatgaaACATCTAAAATGCCTAATTTGAGTTCAAAATACCTCAACTCATAGACTAACTGTTCTAAATACTTGAGTTTTCGATCGGCGGTTTAGACTACTAACACAAAAATCGTTTCTTGTTGTTTCCTATGATTATACATAGAACAATACATTACAAAATCACgtcaataaattaattaaataacaaaaaattagcAATCCAATTTATCCTCTTCTAAAAAAACTACTTGCCCAGTTATAAAGCAACACTCTTTTATGTTACACCATACCTAATCATACatattaaaagaatttaaacATTAAATCTTGATATGAATTCTGATGACAAATTGATAAGggaaaacaaaatcaaaggcATACccagataaaataaaatcaaataaaaaagatatagagAAATTGTTTTGATTTGAAACGAAAGAACAAAGAAGAATGATTACAAACCGGTGCACTCGCGATTTATGAGTTTGAGGATCCAAAGCATTTTCATATTTTGTGATTCAATTGGTATATATGATAGTGTTCCGGTAATTGAAGTAGTACTTGTTGTTGCataatttgttgattttgaaagttagtgaatcTAACTATCAATTTGATGGATATTTATGTAGTTGTGTTTTTACTGAACATTCATGAACCATAATATAATctataagatttgattcaataTTGACTAGAGTGAAAGCATGATCGTTCAAAAATGAGAAAAAGCTATATGGAATATTTTACGAGTAAACGTTCAACTACCCTTCAAtctctttttcattttctatgtGGCACTTAGAATCAATAAGAATGTGTCATATATCCATCCTATGTGGCTTGAGTTGGGAcacatcaacaaaaattaacacGACTTAACTCAAAGTTAACGTTAGAGATGAATTTTACTAACAAACTTCAAAATTAAGgtgtttcaaatatttttcttcaattaggGGACCATTATGACAACTAGTTacacttttaaaaaagaaagtggTTGTTTACTACACAAAAATCCCATACATAGGAATGTACATGGAGATGTTAAACAACCATAGGAATGTACATGTAGATGTTAAACGACCATCTTAGAGTTTATTTCAACTATAGATTAATGCCCATCTCAGTCGCCCAAAATGCTATGAACCAATGACCAAGTGCTTCACCCTCTCGAGAAATGTTGAGTTTTCTACTTGTCTGACCCTCTCAATATACTTAAAAAGACTATTTTACTTCTTTtactttatataaaaataggacattccataataaaaaaaaattcaaaaatcaaaatttcgGAAACTTAGATATTTCATAAGATGCTATGCCATGGAAAAATTTACTTATGCACTATTTGGTAACACCATAAGCTAGCTTATAGCTTATTAAACTATCTTATAAGCTTgttggatttaaaaaaatatgtttttggtaaACAAGTTTTTCTGACCAACTTATAGTTTATTCTGATATGATATTTTAAGTAGCGTTTGAGcttataacttattatattttcttccattaataaccttattattattattattattattattattattattattattatgcacTATTTGGTAACACCATAAGCTAGCTTATAGCTTATTAAACTATCTTATAAGCTTgttggatttaaaaaaatatgtttttggtaaACAAGTTTTTCTGACCAACTTATAGTTTATTCTGATATGATATTTTAAGTAGCGTTTGAGcttataacttattatattttcttccattaataaccttattattattattattattattattattattattattattattattattattattattattattattatataatacaaaataactACTCCATCCATTAGCTCATAGTTTCACGTATATTTTTTTCTCGGTGAATAGAACTGCACTAGTTCACAATTTCACGTATATCTTCTTCTCCGTGAATAGAGTTGTACTCCGTTTCTTTAATTCATTGTCAAAAtaactccaattttttttttcatattatttatcTTACAAGAAATTGATTAAGGTATGCattgtcatatttattattatttcttcatcGTCTAATCTATCATTGtgataaagttaaatttattttttatgtcaaattaaaaatgaattgcaTTACTTTTACGATTACTATTTATACATATGAAACTTGCTAAACTTTTAgtgaatatttcaaatttatatttgtattgcaattccaaaaaaaagaagtaaatgaattgcattattctgatttttattacaaagtttttttttttatttctaccaaaaaaaaaaaagaagtaaagtaagacaattgattaaaaaaagaaaaggaaaattaaGTAAAACAATACCAACGATAGATTGAGTAAAAGTGTCACggttttttgttattttaaattatttttttatgttattttatattattaattaaaaattaaattaaattattttaattaattaatttttaaattataaatcattaGTTATCAACTATTAGTTAACCTTTACTGtcaattaatttttcaactatcaaatatattaattttacctAACGAAGTCTGAGTGTTATTctctaattatatattatacaatgttttaattttttttattccaaatttagagtatttataatatattataatattcctGTTCTTTCCGAGAAAAGATGTTAAAACTTAATTGCTTTCCTATACAAATACAATTGCTCAAAAAAAAGCTAAAACCCCGCCACTTTCCGAGAAGCTTCCCAACCATAACCAACAAAACTTCAATCTTTTGTTCTATAACTTTCGCTTCTCAAGCTACAACAAAATAAGTCGAAGCCTTAACCGCAATACCTGCAAAACAAAACAAGTTAAACAAACAAAAGCAAAAATACTTATGCTTATAACCATGACTTCTCCGTCACCGGGACATCGGAGAAAATTCTCCGGCAAGACCTCAATGAGTTCTAACCGTAAGCTTAATCAGAACACATCGACAGAGAAACATTCCGGCATTGTTGATCGCCGATATGTGTCAACTACGCCGAAGATGCAAACCAATGACTCGGTTTTTCGGCTATCGAAACTGCTAATGAAGGTGACAATCGAGAACAGGTTGGGCGCAATACAGATGCTGATGTTGCCTGAGGACACCGTTGGCGATTTGATAGAGGCAACGTTGGTGTTTTACGAGAAGGAAAAGAGGAGGCCAATTTTGATGAACACTGATCCAAGGTGTTACGACCTTCACTATTCCAAATTCACTTTCCAAAGTAAACTAACTAactatctttctttttttgtaaCCACTCGTCACTTGAAATCAATTCGTTAATTAATGACAACATTTGTTTTGAGTTGGTGCAGGTTTGAAGCGAAACGAGAAGTTAGTGGACTTGGAATCGAGGAATTTCTTCCTCTGCTCAAACCCACCCGTTTCTTCAAGCACCCAGAAACAGAATGTGCCAATGGACTCTGCATTTCCTTGGATGATTTTAGTCCATCTCCTgttataaattactttttagttatataaatatttttcttttaaccaTCAATATAAGTATATTAGTATTGTCACTGTTATCAACTCTTTCACTCTTCAAATACATACTTTCTAATACCTTATGTCTCCTATATAAATATCTAATATACGTAAAATTAATCACTTTTCCACTTCCTAATATTCTGCCTATGTTGTTGTAAACGCGAAActtttgtataaataaatattactgccatttaaattttcaaataaaatatgatttttgtggAATTTGCAAGTTGCTAtgtatgttttttgttttaaagaggCCAGACCCACATACACTATAAGGCACTCATTGCAACGTCAATGGAATTAACTAACTTATTGTTTATTAAActagttaataaatttattgaattaaataggatgtgtttaataaataaattttcgtAACATCTTATAATTTACTCGTAGACTCTATTTCAAATAACTTTTAActttatagtttttaaattttttttctatttataatctcactattttttttatgtttatgtaaAACGTATTCTCACTGCCTTATCAATGATAAACTCTCTTCCGGATCTTCTCTTTAATTAgtgttattacttttttttttatataaaaatactattacttCTACGTAACACATTTTTTACTTTCATGCATTGGAAGATTCTATGCTAGAATACACATAACTGACAAAGGCATGCATTTGccgtttttatttttaatttttttatacattttataaatatatttaaaattaaatgactttatattttttattaaaaaaaaagaaaaaataactgTTTACTTTTATGTCATTATACAATTACAAAAGATAAATTTACTaaacacttttattttaatcaattagttttttagttataaattatttgaaaaaatttctgTTCGAATTCGCATTTCagcatttaaaatatatctgcAACCTTTTATTATATGAGCTACATTTATGGAACAAGTCAGCAACTTTTCTTAatttggtttataatattttttagttaccTTCTGGTGTTGTCAATAAAATGCCCtccttcttattttttaatcaaaaaaattgtatttgtttaattattCTTTAAAGTGAAGGACACTTTTTAAAtaatactaaataaaaaaaaatacaattttagaatttatgcattcaataaattaaaatcttaaaaaatcatattttctatcaatttgttttttaatttcttaacaaATACTTAGTTCTTATTAACATAATACATTTTGAAGtcataattcaactaataaatactaatattgTTAAGTTAAACGATTTATCTCAAATTCGAGCTCAGaatttatgtattaatttaatCTAATGCATTCAACTTCGTTGacttttttcttatataataaaaaataattcaactcAAATATGCATATTATTTTTTCAGCTTTTTCCTCTAACTCTTCCTCTTCATTTCCTTCCATTCTCACCTTACTCTTTTTGCCATTATCTCCCTCTTCCCAATTTCACCTCCCCCCTTCCCCTTTATGTTCAAACAAGTTAATAAAGTCCAAGGATGTTAACTATTGTAATCAATATTTTTCGTATAATCAATCTTTCTACAACTCACACATGGAGGTGAGCTTAGATAGTAATACTTATTGTTTAGAATGGTTTAGTGAtaaatcaaaacaaacattaaaaacaatatgttaaaattttagtgctaaattaaaaaaaaatatagtatttggataatttaagagattaaaaaaatagatttactagtatttataatttcaaaaactaaaataataatttattgaaatGTTAAATACAAtctccattcttttttattggtatttcatttttatttaattgtaatttgcAAAGTTCATTTAAcattagtattattttattaataatttatttatttattatagagaTGAAGATAAATAGaatgaaattataaatagttgaaagtaatataaaaaagatataaaaaccACTTTTTTATCAAgaagaaagaaaatacaaaataagCAATAAAACAGATGTTGCCTAAAGGACTAGAGAAGAACAAATATTCCAAAATTTAAAGaactttaatctttaattttataattatcttGCAACAAActtatctttaattttattttttatttatgtcttatataatttttattattaaaaatgttttacttataattataatagcaattaaaagtatcaaattaatataaatatatatatcaattaagtgataatttttttactttttatttcttataatcttattattaaaaaaaaatatttgaggtagttaaatatatattattagatttattaaagataactattttttatgaaaGCTAACCATGATAGTGGGTAACTTGGTATGTAATTGTATGATTATTTTTGTGtacactatttttaaaatagagaataatttattaatatagttataaaatagttattatatatttttaaaacaattacaCATTTTAGTACGTGTATAGAAATCTTACTATAATTATTTTGGAAAAAATGGAACTAATTAAAAAAGGTATATAATTTTTTGGGTACAAAAACAAgggtattttttaataaataaataaataaaataagggtTTATTGGTTGCTTCCTTTTTCGAGGTGGTTGTTGTTAACCAGGCTGGTACACGATTCTTAGCTTCATCCATCCACTACTACCTGTCGGATTCCGATCCTCCAAGGTTTCTTCCACTCCTCTCCGTCGCACAATCCCTGAATAGCTTCTATCGTGCGCAATTCACCGTATGATACGAACGAATGCATTCATTTTTGCATAGGATAGAAGAAGTACTGAAAATTTAGTGAAAATTCGGAAGTAAGAGAAGGAGCATGGCTGATATATTCGCGTGGCTCTTCTCCTTCTTCACCCTTATTGCTTTAATCGTACTCGTTATTTACCAGGTCAATCCCAACCCTACCTCATTCTTATTGCTTCTTCatgtcttttttctttttgcccttttattttatttttctgttgaAGTCAACTTGAAGCGTCCTATTATCTAAAGCTTTGTTTTTTAGTGCAACCATTCAACTGGGTATATAATCATATATCTCAATCCGATAATCCGTATGCAACTTTTTGATGGCTATTATTTgtctgaaagaaaaaaaattcacccCTAATTCAATTCATATTTAGAACAAGTTCATGGAAAAAACATTACTTACTAAATTCAAGAGAAGATGCTGGGGAATTAGAATTAGGGGTTTGTGGGTTCCCGCTTGGTGTTCTAATGGTTTAAGAGTATTATGTGTGGAGAAATTCCAGTTGAGTATTTCCTCAAAAGATGTACTTTAGTGGATATAATGCATTTTTAACATAATCACAACTAAGTTTGGTGTTGTCAATCGTTGATCGCAGAAATAGTGGTATGCTCAGGTTCTGCTAAGCTACAATGCTATAGTGCCACTATAGCTGCTATTAGACAATAGCTTTATACTAAATAGAATATCGTGGAACAATAGCGATTAGTTCAAATTCTGCTCCACTATAGCCGCTATTGGATAACATTGATTAAGTTGCTTATGATGTTTATTCTAATTTCTGAAAGGGGTCTGTAAATTGGAAATGACTTAATTTCTTTTGCTTATATGTGCTCATGTCTTGATCTTGATATATTGCATATTGCTGGAGTTAGGAGTCTCCTTTATGTTATTCACAATACCACCTAAATGTTTTTGTGATTGGTATTTTTCTCTAGGTGTGTATGATAAACTTGGTTGTGTTTTGGCTCTCCATATGCTGACTTTGTTTTACATTTCTTACAGTTGATGTGCCTGGCAGACCTTGAATTCGATTATATAAATCCTTATGATTCCTCGTCTCGAATAAACAAAGTTGTTTTGCCTGAGTATATTACATTAGGTGTCCTGTGCTGCTTCTATCTTGTAACAGGGCACTGGATAATGTCACTGTTCTGCGCTCCTTACGCCTACTACAATGTTAGATTGTAAGTTTTCTATCAAATCTAGAAATAAGCCCTGCAAgtttattgttaaaaataatgaatgatACTGATTACGgaatatgtttttaagaaatatctAATAGAAAATAGTCATTTTCTTCACTCCGATCAGTGATCTGTGAGTGAATGGCAGTTTCAGTTAGAATTTGCATCTTGGCATTATTCGGCATTGTAGTAGGGTACTGGTAGTGTGACTGCCCAATAAAGAGTAACCCTTTGATTGATTGTATATAAGATAAACCAGTTTGATAGCTATATGTGATTGTTTATGCTTCATGGAATTGCTAAGCATTTTTTCTACTAAATTCTAAAGAATACTCGATGTTTTGTTTCTAAGAGACTTCTTCATGGGGGAAGCATTCGTGTGTGACTGTGTGCACAGTTGTTTGGGTGAGGGTTTGAATTGAATTTTGGGTCTGTCCTTTATTCTGCATTTTAACATGAGTGCTATGAATGCTGGAGGCAGGTCTTTTTCCACTTTGTTGTTTGGTTTAGCTTGGTTTTGTTGGACTTTCAGGAACATGCTAGTGTTTGTCTAGTATGACAAAGCGATGATGCCacaaatttctttaatttttgttcaaaCCTCAAACTTTTTTCTTGATCTTCTATCACTCATCGAGCTGCATTGCTCAGTTTATGTACAGGTCAAAacattataaattgattttatttttgtagggattcaaaaaatcaaaccaaCGATGAGCATTGGTTTAATTCTGAGTTTAGTAAGGTCCTGTGGCATAGTTTTATTAATAAAACTAGAGGACTAGTTAATGTTCATTTAGTGCATTTTGAACCTCTAACTGAACCAAACTTGACAATTAACATCCCTATTATTGTAAACCAGCAAAAGCAGTGATAATACCCATGGTGCATGAGACAAAAATGGAAAACCAACAGATATGCTGTAATTGTATATTTGTATTTTGgtttatactttatttatttgcaaTGTTTTAAATTGCAATTGTGGTCTCAGTGTCATTGCAATCCTTGGTACTGTGAAAAACTGCTGACAAATGCAACTGCAATTAATCAAGGATACCACAAAAAGCTTGAACTTGCAACTGTATCTGCGCATTGCAATTTAAAATCATGCATGTGTGTATAATTTCTAAGCAGGCCACAGTTTCGGATGTGTTCATTGGTTCTTAAATCTCATCCATGTTTCCTCAGGGAAATGTTAGATGTTTGGATTAGTAACTTTGAGCCGAAAAAGACCTATTGTTGTTGCCACAACTCCAAAGCCCTTGAGACCAAAGAAGCACGGTTACCTCAAAATAATTGTCATACTTGTGTTTGACGTATTAATGTCTGACATTTGACAGACCCTGTTGAACtgctatttttatttacatttttattttgaactttTATACCAATACAGATGGCAATACAGTGATaattagataaaaatttataatattttgtcatGCTTACAAGGTGTAGTGCTAGCTTATACAATTAAAGTTGTGTTGTGTtcgattatttttaaatttgcagTATCACCATGTTGGTGTCATATTATATTTGTGTCCTATGTTGTATCTGTATCTTCTAGCTCAAGGCACAGCCTGTGCGCCTTTGTTTTGCTTCTTTTGTCGATTAAAACTTGAGTATTAGCTTGCCACTTGTATCGCCTGCAATAGCTTTTGAACCTACATTTGTATCACAGCTGCCACAGTATTTGGGAGATGGTTTCTTATAGCCAGGGATCAAATGGGGTGGCTTGTTTAGTTGTTTTCTCGCTTGAATAATTCTTGATAGCTTAATAAACTAGAATGTGCTTAGTATGGTCCTGataattgcatttttttattactttgatCAGGTACAGACAAGGAAAGCATCTGGTTGATGTTACGGAGATATTCAACATGCTCCCTCGGGAAAAGAAGCAGCGGCTTTTCAAACTCTTCTATCTAATTTTCATCCTATTCGTCTCCTTATTTTGGTATGTGACTTGTAAAAAAGGCCTCATATTCATAAAAAAGATATGCCATTAACTTCCGATTCTTGCATTTGCATTTTTCCGCAGGTTGATCTacacaacattggacgatgatTATGATTAGTTGTGGTGTGGATTGCTTGTTTAGTCGAATGTTTTCTGGAAGTGAGCTGCCAGACATGTGAAAATGAGAGTAGCCAATTACTTCCGATATTTGATGTCTATTATGGACTAACTTGTACTCTAGGTTGCCGGCATGTTTCGGTTGTCGGACAATAAAACATCTGTGCTTGTGTCTGTATATCGTTACACTTAAATCAGTTTTATTGCCTGTgcgatttatgttttttttaattgataatgcAAAATCCTTAGTACTAACTTATCTGTCCTACTTGTCATTGNNNNNNNNNNNNNNNNNNNNNNNNNNNNNNNNNNNNNNNNNNNNNNNNNNNNNNNNNNNNNNNNNNNNNNNNNNNNNNNNNNNNNNNNNNNNNNNNNNNNNNNNNNNNNNNNNNNNNNNNNNNNNNNNNNNNNNNNNNNNNNNNNNNNNNNNNNNNNNNNNNNNNNNNNNNNNNNNNNNNNNNNNNNNNNNNNNNNNNNNNNNNNNNNNNNNNNNNCGGAGGGGTATTGTGTTCAAAATCATATGAAGAATGTAGTTTGATATTCTTGTGTTAGTAGGCTTGATCTAACCCTCAATTGGTTTCTTTTTCGTCAATCTATCATAGATTTGATTAAGGTCCGTTTGTTatatagattataaaaaaaatcaattttgatattcaattatttagagatttttaagaaaaattgaatctgttgtgtttatttattgtattaaaaatcaccttgtttaaaaaaaagttataaaaagtaattttatagaAGCTATATTTTAAGagttatttttttagattctcattttcttaaaaagttGTAACAAACAAAGTTTTAAAAGTGATTATTAGTTTAGTTATATTTAAAAAGGGAAACTGTCACAAATAGACCCTAAATGTTGCATTATCTCTTTTTCCCTATCTCCCAAATGGAACAATGAAAAATTGAAGTTGGGTAGAATCACATAATGGAGCTTATTCAACCAAATGTGGTTATGATTTATCAATGACTTGATAAGCAGCATGATGATTTGGGAACAAATACTAGTAGCTGAAATTGGCAGTGGATTTTGAAACCGTAAGAAAACAATAAACATTTTCTAATTGAAATCTCTTAAGAATGGCTAGGCATATATTTCGTTCACCAACTCAAAGAGATGTTAGGCATTGAGattcatgatatatatatatatcggccataagaagaagaaaaactcattttttgtcatccaaaatatataaGCAATTTTTAATCGATTAGTTAcatttcataaatatataaacattttttgtatatttcaattaatataccttttttttttatctatcttTTACTTTAGAACATTTTTCCATTAATAACAATTTGGGAAAATAcaattaaactattattattaaattatgaatactaattactattaattaaaattcttaattaactcgttttcatatatttttgcatattgaaaaataatacatattatagAATTAGAGTTAATCCACAAAATAAATCAACTCTCAAATGATACGAAagaatatatttgaattaatggTATAAGTtaaaaatgagtaaaataaaaCATGACAATTCATTCGATATTATCTGTATCACCACTTAAAACACtcctttaaataatttaaaatgattattgtGCATTGTCAACAAATCAAAACACTgctttttttata contains:
- the LOC101497512 gene encoding uncharacterized protein isoform X1; translated protein: MLITMTSPSPGHRRKFSGKTSMSSNRKLNQNTSTEKHSGIVDRRYVSTTPKMQTNDSVFRLSKLLMKVTIENRLGAIQMLMLPEDTVGDLIEATLVFYEKEKRRPILMNTDPRCYDLHYSKFTFQSLKRNEKLVDLESRNFFLCSNPPVSSSTQKQNVPMDSAFPWMILVHLLL
- the LOC101497181 gene encoding protein cornichon homolog 4 → MADIFAWLFSFFTLIALIVLVIYQLMCLADLEFDYINPYDSSSRINKVVLPEYITLGVLCCFYLVTGHWIMSLFCAPYAYYNVRLYRQGKHLVDVTEIFNMLPREKKQRLFKLFYLIFILFVSLFWLIYTTLDDDYD
- the LOC101497512 gene encoding uncharacterized protein isoform X2; this encodes MLITMTSPSPGHRRKFSGKTSMSSNRKLNQNTSTEKHSGIVDRRYVSTTPKMQTNDSVFRLSKLLMKVTIENRLGAIQMLMLPEDTVGDLIEATLVFYEKEKRRPILMNTDPRFEAKREVSGLGIEEFLPLLKPTRFFKHPETECANGLCISLDDFSPSPVINYFLVI